In Microbacterium pumilum, the following proteins share a genomic window:
- a CDS encoding M48 family metallopeptidase, whose amino-acid sequence MYTAIARNKRNTWFILGAFILLLAGIGLLAGWLMGNNWWVTGFILLFAAGYATFQYFFADREAIAMSGAQEVTQVDAPRYYRLVENLCITTGSPMPKLYVVDDPAPNAFAMGRTPEQASITVTTGLFELMTDRELEGVLGHELGHIRNYDIRVSLIVFGLVVAVGILADMLLRFAFFGGGRRGGNGQAQLFLLIFGIIAAIITPLLAGAVQAGISRQREYLADATSAMTTRDPDGLASALGKLAEFGQPLKKANTSMAHLWIADPLRPNAMERMFSTHPPIPQRIERLHAMGGSF is encoded by the coding sequence ATGTACACCGCCATCGCGCGCAACAAGCGCAACACGTGGTTCATCCTCGGTGCGTTCATCCTGCTGCTCGCGGGAATCGGCCTCCTCGCCGGCTGGCTCATGGGCAACAACTGGTGGGTGACGGGCTTCATCCTGCTGTTCGCGGCCGGCTACGCCACGTTCCAGTACTTCTTCGCGGACCGCGAGGCGATCGCGATGAGCGGTGCGCAAGAGGTCACCCAGGTCGATGCCCCCCGCTACTACCGGCTCGTCGAGAACCTGTGCATCACGACCGGCAGTCCGATGCCGAAGCTGTACGTCGTGGACGATCCCGCGCCGAACGCGTTCGCGATGGGTCGAACTCCCGAGCAGGCATCCATCACGGTCACGACGGGGCTGTTCGAACTGATGACCGATCGTGAGCTCGAGGGTGTGCTGGGCCATGAGCTCGGCCACATCCGCAATTACGACATCCGGGTCTCGCTGATCGTGTTCGGACTCGTCGTCGCGGTCGGCATCCTCGCCGACATGCTGCTGCGTTTCGCGTTCTTCGGGGGCGGGCGCCGCGGCGGCAACGGCCAGGCGCAGCTCTTCCTGCTGATCTTCGGGATCATTGCGGCGATCATCACGCCGCTGCTGGCGGGCGCCGTGCAGGCGGGGATCTCCCGGCAGCGGGAGTACCTCGCCGACGCGACGAGCGCGATGACCACTCGCGACCCTGACGGCCTCGCCTCGGCACTCGGCAAGCTCGCCGAGTTCGGACAGCCCCTCAAGAAGGCCAACACCTCGATGGCGCACCTGTGGATCGCCGATCCGCTGCGACCGAACGCCATGGAGCGGATGTTCTCGACCCACCCTCCGATCCCGCAGCGCATCGAGCGGCTGCACGCCATGGGTGGATCCTTCTAG
- a CDS encoding LemA family protein, whose translation MWEWLIPVLIVVALVVIAGIYLWATYNSLVQLNVRVDEAWSDITVQLKRRADLLPNLIEAVKGYAAHEKAVFENVTRARAETLGAAGPAEAGVAEGHMQQALKSLFAVAEAYPQLQASQNFLQLQQSIVDTEDKIQASRRFYNGGVRELNTKIRVFPNNMFARNLGFDEREFFEVVDGAAISEPPRVQF comes from the coding sequence ATGTGGGAATGGCTGATCCCTGTCCTCATCGTGGTGGCGCTGGTCGTCATCGCGGGCATCTATCTGTGGGCGACGTACAACTCGCTGGTGCAGCTGAATGTGCGTGTCGACGAAGCCTGGAGCGACATCACGGTCCAGCTGAAACGGCGAGCCGACCTGCTGCCGAACCTGATCGAGGCGGTGAAAGGCTACGCCGCCCACGAGAAGGCTGTCTTCGAGAACGTGACGAGAGCCCGGGCGGAGACGCTCGGTGCCGCCGGTCCCGCCGAGGCGGGTGTCGCCGAGGGTCACATGCAGCAGGCGCTCAAGTCCCTGTTCGCAGTGGCCGAGGCCTACCCGCAGCTGCAGGCGAGCCAGAACTTCCTGCAGCTGCAGCAGTCGATCGTCGACACCGAGGACAAGATCCAGGCCTCTCGCAGGTTCTACAACGGCGGCGTGCGCGAGCTCAACACGAAGATCCGGGTCTTCCCGAACAACATGTTCGCGCGCAACCTCGGGTTCGACGAGCGCGAGTTCTTCGAGGTCGTTGACGGCGCCGCCATATCCGAGCCGCCGAGGGTTCAGTTTTGA
- a CDS encoding D-arabinono-1,4-lactone oxidase, with protein sequence MTRPGGTWQNWGRSASVRPRRVEFPRTVEAVQRSVVSAAAANLQVKAVGAGHSFTGIAVAPGVLLDLSDLTGLVDVDRERSRVTILAGTRLHRVPTLLAPYGLAMENLGDIDRQSISGAISTGTHGTGARFGGIAAQVTGAVLVTAAGELLTVNETENAELLPAVALGLGALGILVHVTLQCVPAFVLHAVEHPEPLSDVLAALDRRVAESDHFEFYWFPHTDRAMTKNNTRLPESAPRHPLSPVGKWFDDRVVGSMLHQTACSVARAVPVTVPSINRLSVKVWGDREFTDASTHVFATSRSVRFREMEYALPTENVRPAFDALRALVDDRGWRISFPVEVRFAAADDRWMSTAHGRASGYIAVHRYWREDPTEYFEAVEQIMLSYGGRPHWGKMHTLDAGILRERYPRFDDFVALRDRLDPDRMFQNTYLERVLGE encoded by the coding sequence GTGACGCGCCCCGGTGGCACCTGGCAGAACTGGGGACGCTCGGCATCGGTGCGTCCGAGGAGGGTCGAGTTCCCCCGCACCGTCGAGGCCGTGCAGCGTTCGGTGGTCTCGGCGGCCGCGGCGAACCTGCAGGTCAAGGCGGTCGGCGCAGGCCACAGCTTCACCGGCATCGCGGTCGCGCCCGGCGTCCTGCTCGACCTCTCCGACCTGACCGGCCTCGTCGACGTCGACCGTGAGCGGTCCAGGGTGACGATCCTCGCCGGCACGCGCCTCCACCGGGTTCCGACGCTCCTCGCACCCTACGGCCTGGCGATGGAGAACCTCGGAGACATCGACCGGCAGTCCATCTCGGGCGCGATCTCCACGGGCACGCACGGCACCGGCGCCCGATTCGGGGGGATCGCCGCCCAGGTCACGGGTGCCGTGCTGGTCACGGCGGCGGGCGAGCTGCTCACCGTCAACGAGACCGAGAATGCCGAGCTGCTGCCGGCGGTCGCCCTCGGCCTCGGCGCGCTGGGCATCCTCGTCCACGTCACCCTGCAGTGCGTCCCGGCATTCGTGCTGCACGCCGTCGAGCACCCGGAACCGTTGTCCGACGTCCTCGCCGCGCTCGACCGACGCGTCGCGGAATCGGATCACTTCGAGTTCTACTGGTTTCCGCACACCGACCGTGCGATGACGAAGAACAACACCCGCCTGCCCGAAAGCGCTCCCCGGCACCCGCTCTCGCCGGTCGGCAAGTGGTTCGACGACCGGGTGGTCGGCAGCATGCTGCACCAGACAGCCTGCAGCGTGGCCAGGGCAGTGCCCGTCACCGTCCCGTCGATCAATCGGCTCTCGGTGAAGGTCTGGGGCGATCGCGAATTCACGGATGCCTCGACCCACGTCTTCGCGACATCCCGCTCGGTGCGATTCCGCGAGATGGAGTACGCGCTGCCGACCGAGAACGTGCGTCCCGCCTTCGACGCGCTCCGCGCCCTCGTGGATGATCGCGGCTGGCGCATCTCATTCCCCGTCGAGGTGCGGTTCGCCGCTGCCGATGACCGCTGGATGTCGACCGCGCACGGTCGCGCCTCGGGCTACATCGCTGTCCACCGATACTGGCGCGAGGACCCTACCGAGTACTTCGAGGCGGTGGAGCAGATCATGCTGTCGTACGGCGGGCGTCCCCACTGGGGCAAGATGCACACGCTGGATGCCGGCATCCTGCGTGAGCGATACCCCAGGTTCGACGACTTCGTCGCCCTCCGGGACCGGCTCGATCCCGATCGGATGTTCCAGAACACGTACCTCGAGCGCGTCCTGGGTGAGTAA
- a CDS encoding alanine racemase: protein MTLDLLTTSPETSSWTAPDTYWPALSHALEGVSGPVAAVDLSALRYNALDMLVRASGVPIRVASKSVRVREIIDATLGLPGYHGILGFTLPEALWLAETHDDVVLGYPTVDRAAIAALAADERAAARVTLMVDDIAQLDVVDAVVAQSRRAELRVAIDADASWRAPALGHIGVHRSPVHDAAEVANLARAIAARPGFRLVGLMMYEAQIAGQGDATGSGDSVIRWMQRRSEAELLERRGEIVAALRDIAPLEFVNGGGTGSLEYTASDQAVTELTAGSGLLAGHLFDGYRAFDPAPAAAFALEVVRKPSPDIATVLGGGWIASGPPLASRQPLPVWPAGLKMLSREGAGEVQTPLQGESAKQLAVGDRVWFRHSKSGELAERVDRYHLVDDGAVVGVAPTYRGEGRAFL, encoded by the coding sequence ATGACCCTCGACCTGCTGACGACCTCGCCGGAGACCTCATCCTGGACGGCCCCAGACACCTACTGGCCGGCCCTCTCGCACGCCCTCGAGGGTGTGAGCGGCCCCGTCGCGGCGGTCGACCTGTCGGCCCTCCGCTACAACGCGCTCGACATGCTGGTCCGGGCCAGCGGGGTCCCGATCCGCGTGGCGAGCAAGTCGGTGCGGGTCCGCGAGATCATCGATGCCACGCTCGGGCTTCCTGGCTATCACGGCATCCTCGGCTTCACCCTTCCCGAAGCGCTTTGGCTGGCCGAGACCCATGACGACGTCGTGCTCGGCTACCCCACCGTCGACCGGGCCGCGATCGCCGCCCTCGCGGCCGACGAGCGCGCCGCTGCGCGAGTCACGCTGATGGTCGACGACATCGCCCAGCTGGATGTCGTCGACGCCGTCGTCGCGCAGAGCCGGCGAGCCGAACTGCGGGTTGCGATCGATGCCGACGCATCGTGGCGTGCTCCGGCGCTCGGGCACATCGGCGTGCACCGCTCACCTGTCCACGACGCTGCGGAGGTCGCGAACCTGGCGCGGGCGATCGCCGCCAGGCCGGGGTTCCGGCTCGTCGGCCTGATGATGTACGAGGCGCAGATCGCAGGGCAGGGCGACGCGACGGGTTCCGGCGACTCCGTCATCCGCTGGATGCAGCGCCGCTCCGAGGCCGAACTGCTCGAGCGTCGCGGCGAGATCGTCGCTGCGCTGCGCGACATCGCACCCCTCGAATTCGTGAACGGCGGCGGCACCGGTTCGCTCGAGTACACCGCATCCGATCAGGCCGTCACCGAGCTGACCGCTGGCAGCGGACTGCTCGCGGGCCACCTGTTCGACGGCTATCGGGCGTTCGATCCGGCTCCGGCTGCCGCCTTCGCCCTCGAGGTCGTCCGCAAGCCGTCACCTGACATCGCGACCGTCCTCGGTGGTGGCTGGATCGCCTCCGGCCCGCCGCTGGCTTCGCGTCAGCCGCTGCCGGTCTGGCCCGCAGGACTCAAGATGCTCTCGCGAGAGGGCGCCGGCGAAGTGCAGACCCCGCTGCAGGGTGAGTCCGCCAAGCAGCTCGCGGTCGGCGACCGGGTGTGGTTCCGCCACTCCAAGAGCGGCGAACTCGCAGAGCGCGTCGACCGATACCACCTCGTCGACGACGGAGCGGTCGTGGGCGTCGCGCCGACCTATCGCGGCGAAGGGCGGGCCTTCCTGTGA
- a CDS encoding NAD(P)/FAD-dependent oxidoreductase — protein MTNTVPKILIVGGGYAGFYTAWKLEKSLRKGEADVIIVDPLPYMTYQPFLPEVAAGSIEARHAVVALRRHLKRTTVVAAKVTGINHAGKVATITPIAGEPYEQEYDQIVVTAGAVSRTFPIPGIADNAIGLKTIEEAVAIRDRLMSNFDKASMLPPGPDRDRLLTVVVIGGGFAGIEVFAELRSLASSLVKSYPTLTFDDTHYHLIEAMSRIMPEVSLKTSEWVLKDLAKRGAFVHLDTQVTGAVGGNVELSTGETIPTDLIIWTAGVMANPTVVRGGDLPVEERGRIRTRADLRVGSEEEIVEGAWAAGDVSAVPDLSGGGVGGYCVPNAQHAVRQAKLLAKNLTAVLRGELPREYFHKNLGAVAGLGLYNGVFQSGNLALKGFVAWIAHRGYHGLAMPSWERKFRVLWDWWNNLWLRRDLVNLSTVQSPRYVFEEFAARPRPPQPVEAEKPAAAEKPAITKRPAQAVTKTPAAG, from the coding sequence GTGACCAACACCGTGCCAAAGATCCTGATTGTCGGTGGCGGCTACGCAGGCTTCTACACTGCTTGGAAGCTCGAGAAGAGCCTGCGCAAGGGTGAGGCCGACGTCATCATCGTCGACCCGCTGCCGTACATGACCTACCAGCCGTTCCTCCCCGAGGTTGCCGCCGGGTCCATCGAAGCCCGTCACGCCGTCGTCGCCCTGCGTCGCCACCTCAAGCGCACGACCGTCGTCGCCGCGAAGGTCACCGGCATCAACCATGCCGGCAAGGTCGCCACGATCACTCCGATCGCGGGCGAGCCCTATGAGCAGGAGTACGACCAGATCGTCGTCACGGCCGGCGCCGTCTCGCGCACGTTCCCGATCCCGGGCATCGCCGACAACGCCATCGGGCTGAAGACCATCGAAGAGGCCGTGGCGATCCGCGACCGCCTGATGTCGAACTTCGACAAAGCCTCCATGCTGCCCCCGGGTCCCGACCGCGACCGTCTGCTGACCGTCGTCGTGATCGGCGGGGGGTTCGCGGGCATCGAGGTGTTCGCGGAGCTGCGCTCGCTCGCGTCGTCGCTCGTCAAGAGCTACCCGACGCTGACCTTCGATGACACCCACTACCACCTCATCGAGGCGATGAGCCGCATCATGCCCGAGGTATCGCTGAAGACGAGCGAGTGGGTGCTGAAGGATCTTGCGAAGCGCGGGGCGTTCGTGCACCTCGACACGCAGGTCACCGGTGCCGTCGGCGGCAACGTCGAGCTCTCGACCGGCGAGACGATCCCCACCGACCTGATCATCTGGACGGCCGGTGTCATGGCGAACCCGACCGTCGTCCGCGGGGGAGACCTGCCGGTCGAAGAGCGTGGCCGCATCCGCACCCGCGCCGACCTCCGGGTCGGCAGCGAGGAGGAGATCGTCGAGGGCGCCTGGGCTGCCGGCGACGTCTCGGCTGTCCCCGACCTGTCGGGTGGCGGTGTCGGCGGCTACTGCGTGCCGAACGCGCAGCACGCGGTGCGCCAGGCGAAGCTGCTCGCGAAGAACCTCACGGCTGTACTGCGCGGCGAACTGCCGCGAGAGTACTTCCACAAGAACCTCGGTGCCGTCGCAGGGCTCGGTCTCTACAACGGCGTGTTCCAGTCCGGCAACCTGGCGCTCAAGGGCTTCGTCGCGTGGATCGCGCACCGCGGCTACCACGGCCTCGCGATGCCGTCGTGGGAGCGCAAGTTCCGCGTGCTGTGGGACTGGTGGAACAACCTCTGGCTGCGCCGCGACCTGGTCAACCTGTCGACGGTGCAGAGCCCACGATACGTGTTCGAGGAGTTCGCGGCTCGTCCGCGTCCGCCGCAGCCCGTCGAGGCCGAGAAGCCTGCCGCGGCTGAGAAGCCTGCCATCACGAAGCGACCGGCACAGGCGGTCACGAAGACGCCCGCTGCGGGCTGA
- a CDS encoding DUF501 domain-containing protein, which translates to MTTPPFPPVSDADLAALREQLGRPARGVVGIAARCVCGNPTVAATAPRLADGSPFPTFYYLTHPAATAAMSTLEASHMMRDLNDELAADEELADAYAKAHEAYLADRAEYGEVDEIEGISAGGMPTRVKCLHAVAGHALAAGPGVNPIGDRALALSSWSPDRCVCTNPRASG; encoded by the coding sequence GTGACGACCCCTCCGTTCCCGCCCGTCAGCGACGCCGATCTCGCGGCTCTGCGCGAGCAGCTCGGCCGTCCCGCACGGGGTGTCGTCGGCATCGCGGCACGCTGCGTCTGCGGCAACCCCACGGTGGCCGCGACTGCACCACGGCTGGCCGACGGAAGCCCGTTCCCCACGTTCTACTACCTCACGCATCCCGCGGCGACCGCCGCGATGTCGACGCTCGAGGCGAGCCATATGATGCGCGACCTCAACGATGAGCTCGCGGCCGACGAAGAGCTCGCCGACGCCTACGCGAAAGCGCACGAGGCCTACCTGGCCGACCGCGCCGAATACGGCGAGGTCGACGAGATCGAGGGGATCTCTGCCGGCGGCATGCCCACGCGTGTCAAGTGCCTGCACGCTGTGGCGGGCCATGCACTGGCGGCGGGTCCCGGTGTCAATCCGATCGGCGATCGCGCTCTCGCCCTGTCGTCGTGGTCGCCCGACCGGTGCGTCTGCACGAATCCGAGGGCCAGCGGATGA
- a CDS encoding septum formation initiator family protein encodes MAEKAAPPSRAPQRRAARRPVDVRGWLGGIRLSGFMVIMMGLVVLAAFVLVPTIGTYLDQRQQIAALESAVELTRQEVADLESQRARWTDPAYITTQARERLYYVRPGEVVYLVDNDLPPELAPQEQTPISAELEQTRTDWMSQLVRSVTAAGLAQTVKPLTVGVPDPTSTPSETGTGAP; translated from the coding sequence GTGGCAGAGAAGGCGGCTCCTCCTTCTCGCGCTCCCCAGCGGCGTGCGGCGCGCCGACCGGTCGACGTGCGAGGGTGGCTCGGCGGCATCCGTCTCTCGGGCTTCATGGTGATCATGATGGGGCTCGTCGTTCTCGCGGCTTTCGTCCTCGTGCCCACCATCGGCACGTATCTCGACCAGCGGCAGCAGATCGCCGCACTGGAATCAGCCGTCGAACTCACCCGCCAGGAAGTCGCCGACCTCGAGTCTCAGCGTGCTCGATGGACCGATCCGGCGTACATCACCACCCAGGCCCGCGAGCGGCTCTACTACGTGAGGCCCGGCGAGGTCGTCTACCTGGTCGACAACGATCTGCCGCCCGAGCTCGCCCCGCAGGAGCAGACGCCGATCAGCGCCGAGCTCGAGCAGACACGGACGGACTGGATGTCGCAGCTCGTGCGATCGGTCACCGCAGCGGGGCTCGCGCAGACGGTCAAGCCCCTCACCGTCGGCGTGCCGGACCCCACATCGACACCGAGCGAGACCGGCACCGGAGCGCCGTGA
- the eno gene encoding phosphopyruvate hydratase: MALIEAVGAREILDSRGNPTVEVEVLLDDGTVQRAAVPSGASTGAFEAYELRDDDKSRYSGKGVLKAVAAVVDELGPAIEGVEASEQRIIDSILIETDGTENKSRTGANAILGVSLAVAKAAADSADLPLFRYLGGPNAHLLPVPALNVINGGAHADTGVDIQEFFLVPLGAETFAEAMRWGTETYHVLKGELKAGGFATGLGDEGGFAPDLPSNRGALDFLLAAIEKAGYKPGTDIAVGLDVAATEFYSDGAYHFEGKDWSAAELTKYYEELLANYPLVTIEDALSEDDWDGWKALTDDIGSKVQLVGDDLFVTNPARLADGIKRGVANSLLVKVNQIGTLSETLDAVGLATRSGYTSMMSHRSGETEDTFIADLAVAVNCGQIKTGAPARSERIAKYNQLLRIEEELGDAAEFAGRSAYPRFTG, translated from the coding sequence GTGGCATTGATCGAGGCTGTAGGCGCGCGCGAGATTCTGGATTCGCGCGGAAACCCGACCGTAGAGGTGGAGGTGCTGCTCGATGACGGAACCGTCCAGCGCGCGGCCGTCCCGTCCGGCGCATCGACCGGAGCTTTCGAAGCGTATGAGCTCAGGGACGACGACAAGAGCCGCTACAGCGGCAAGGGCGTGCTCAAGGCTGTCGCCGCGGTCGTCGACGAGCTCGGACCGGCGATCGAGGGTGTCGAGGCGAGCGAGCAGCGCATCATCGATTCGATCCTGATCGAGACCGATGGCACCGAGAACAAATCGCGCACCGGTGCGAACGCGATCCTCGGCGTGAGCCTCGCTGTCGCGAAGGCCGCTGCCGACTCGGCCGATCTGCCGCTCTTCCGCTACCTCGGTGGGCCCAACGCCCACCTGCTGCCCGTGCCGGCGCTCAACGTGATCAACGGCGGTGCGCACGCCGACACCGGCGTCGACATCCAGGAGTTCTTCCTCGTTCCGCTCGGCGCCGAGACGTTCGCCGAGGCGATGCGCTGGGGCACCGAGACCTACCACGTCCTCAAGGGCGAGCTGAAGGCCGGGGGCTTCGCCACCGGACTGGGCGACGAGGGCGGCTTCGCCCCGGATCTGCCGAGCAACCGCGGCGCGCTGGACTTCCTGCTCGCGGCCATCGAGAAGGCCGGCTACAAGCCCGGCACCGACATCGCGGTCGGGCTGGATGTCGCCGCCACGGAGTTCTACTCCGACGGGGCCTACCACTTCGAGGGCAAGGACTGGTCGGCCGCAGAACTGACCAAGTACTACGAGGAGCTCCTCGCGAACTACCCGCTGGTCACCATCGAAGACGCCCTCAGCGAGGACGACTGGGACGGCTGGAAGGCGCTCACCGACGACATCGGCTCCAAGGTGCAGCTCGTCGGCGACGACCTGTTCGTCACGAATCCGGCGCGGCTCGCCGACGGCATCAAGCGCGGCGTCGCGAACTCGCTGCTGGTGAAGGTCAACCAGATCGGCACGCTGTCCGAGACGCTCGACGCGGTGGGCCTCGCGACCCGTTCCGGGTACACGTCGATGATGTCGCACCGGTCCGGTGAGACCGAGGACACCTTCATCGCGGATCTCGCAGTGGCTGTCAACTGCGGTCAGATCAAGACCGGCGCGCCCGCTCGCAGCGAGCGCATCGCGAAATACAATCAGCTTCTGCGCATCGAGGAAGAGCTGGGCGATGCGGCCGAATTCGCGGGCCGCTCGGCATACCCGCGCTTCACGGGCTGA
- a CDS encoding O-methyltransferase: MADPTPESWRRVDAYLTETLVGHDPDLETAVAEQHAAGMPAIEVAPVSGKLLQLLVRISGARRVLEIGTLGAYSTIWMARGLAPGGSVVTVEAEPENARIARANLDRAGVGDRVKIMVGRAADVLPTLEGSEPFDLVFIDADKESNTIYIDWAARLGRPGTVVVVDNIGRGGEVANPATMNPQVIGTQRGLELLARDPRFDATALQTLDRKGYDGIAIALVV, from the coding sequence ATGGCCGACCCCACACCCGAGTCCTGGCGGCGTGTCGACGCCTACCTCACCGAGACCCTCGTCGGACACGACCCCGACCTCGAGACCGCCGTCGCCGAGCAGCACGCCGCAGGAATGCCGGCGATCGAGGTGGCACCCGTGTCCGGAAAGCTGCTGCAGCTCCTCGTCCGCATCTCCGGGGCCCGTCGAGTGCTCGAGATCGGAACGCTCGGCGCCTACTCGACGATCTGGATGGCGCGCGGCCTCGCCCCCGGCGGTAGCGTGGTCACGGTCGAGGCCGAACCCGAGAACGCGCGGATCGCCCGGGCGAACCTCGATCGCGCCGGCGTGGGCGACCGGGTCAAGATCATGGTCGGACGCGCGGCGGACGTGCTGCCCACGCTGGAGGGCTCCGAGCCGTTCGACCTCGTCTTCATCGACGCAGACAAGGAGTCGAACACGATCTACATCGATTGGGCGGCGCGTCTCGGCAGGCCGGGCACGGTCGTCGTCGTCGACAACATCGGCCGCGGCGGCGAAGTGGCCAATCCCGCCACCATGAACCCTCAGGTGATCGGGACGCAGCGAGGTCTCGAGCTGCTCGCCCGAGATCCTCGGTTCGACGCCACAGCACTGCAGACGCTCGATCGCAAGGGCTACGACGGCATCGCGATCGCACTGGTCGTGTGA
- a CDS encoding DUF4442 domain-containing protein: MEVTPRRLAVGMSLWAPNFFSGIRIKRFSADWTSATVELHVNPVTRNYVKTAFGGSMSAMTDPYFFMLVMHQLGREYVVWDTRGEIEFVKPGRGVLTAHFEVPREKAVELRERARGGAKVLEWFETEITDADGDVIARVRREVYVREKRRVTGSKAEQAPK; this comes from the coding sequence ATGGAAGTCACTCCCCGGCGCCTCGCCGTCGGCATGAGCCTCTGGGCACCCAACTTCTTCAGCGGTATCCGCATCAAGCGCTTCTCCGCCGACTGGACCAGCGCGACGGTCGAGCTGCATGTGAACCCCGTCACTCGCAACTACGTGAAGACGGCGTTCGGCGGCTCGATGTCGGCGATGACGGACCCCTACTTCTTCATGCTCGTAATGCACCAGCTCGGGCGCGAGTACGTCGTGTGGGACACGCGCGGCGAGATCGAGTTCGTGAAACCGGGGCGCGGCGTGCTCACCGCGCACTTCGAGGTGCCGCGCGAGAAGGCCGTCGAGCTGCGAGAGCGCGCTCGCGGTGGCGCGAAGGTGCTGGAGTGGTTCGAGACCGAGATCACCGACGCCGACGGCGACGTGATCGCCCGCGTGCGGCGCGAGGTCTACGTTCGCGAGAAGCGACGCGTCACGGGATCGAAGGCAGAGCAAGCGCCGAAGTGA
- a CDS encoding APC family permease, which yields MTTPSLERRLGLGDAVFIGLGSMIGAGVFSVFAPAAAAAGTGLLIGLVLAAIVAFGNATSSAQLAAAHPTSGGTYAYGRAELGPWWGFVAGWGFVVGKLASGAAMALTFAAYAAPPGWERPVAILAVVAISAVNWFGVTRTAQLARVIVVIALLALAVAVAAGAATPDVPRWLDADEVWVGGWYGILQAGGLLFFAFAGYARIATMGEEVRDPARTIPRAIVIAFAAAVIVYAAVGVAVLSTLGPEATALSTEPVADAVATAGWGWAVPVVRIGAAAASLGALLALIAGISRTMFAMAREDDLPRLFAAVHPRWKVPHRAEVAVAAAVVAIVSLVDIRGAIGFSSFGVLLYYLVANIAAFRQRPSARRYPRVLQIVGGIGCVVLGVTLPWQSVAAGAAVVAIGIIYRALRLRFSRAA from the coding sequence GTGACCACACCGTCGCTCGAACGCCGGCTGGGGCTCGGCGACGCCGTCTTCATCGGGCTCGGCTCGATGATCGGCGCCGGGGTGTTCTCCGTCTTCGCTCCGGCCGCCGCCGCGGCCGGGACCGGGCTGCTCATCGGACTCGTGCTTGCGGCGATCGTCGCTTTCGGCAACGCCACGTCGTCGGCGCAGCTCGCTGCCGCCCACCCGACGTCGGGTGGCACCTATGCGTACGGTCGCGCGGAACTCGGGCCCTGGTGGGGATTCGTCGCAGGCTGGGGTTTCGTGGTCGGCAAGTTGGCGAGCGGCGCGGCGATGGCGCTCACTTTCGCCGCGTACGCCGCTCCACCTGGATGGGAGCGTCCGGTCGCGATCCTCGCAGTGGTGGCCATTTCGGCCGTCAACTGGTTCGGGGTCACCCGGACGGCACAGCTCGCTCGCGTCATCGTGGTGATCGCGCTCCTCGCGCTCGCGGTCGCCGTCGCGGCGGGTGCCGCAACGCCGGACGTTCCGAGATGGCTGGACGCCGACGAGGTGTGGGTCGGTGGGTGGTACGGCATTCTGCAGGCGGGCGGCCTGCTCTTCTTCGCGTTCGCGGGTTATGCACGCATCGCGACGATGGGCGAGGAGGTGCGCGACCCCGCGCGAACCATCCCACGAGCCATCGTGATCGCCTTTGCCGCCGCGGTCATCGTCTACGCGGCGGTGGGTGTCGCCGTGCTGTCCACCCTCGGCCCCGAAGCCACGGCGCTTTCCACCGAGCCTGTGGCCGACGCGGTCGCGACCGCCGGATGGGGCTGGGCTGTGCCTGTGGTCAGGATCGGCGCCGCGGCGGCGTCGCTGGGCGCGCTCCTGGCACTCATCGCGGGAATCAGCAGGACGATGTTCGCGATGGCCCGCGAAGATGATCTCCCTCGCCTGTTCGCCGCGGTTCATCCGCGTTGGAAGGTGCCGCACCGGGCGGAGGTCGCAGTCGCTGCGGCGGTGGTGGCGATCGTCTCCCTCGTCGACATCCGGGGCGCGATCGGCTTCTCGTCGTTCGGGGTGCTGCTCTACTACCTCGTCGCGAACATCGCGGCATTCCGGCAGCGCCCGAGCGCCCGTCGATATCCCCGGGTGCTGCAGATCGTCGGGGGCATCGGGTGCGTGGTGCTGGGCGTCACGCTGCCCTGGCAGAGCGTGGCCGCGGGTGCCGCGGTGGTCGCGATCGGCATCATCTACCGCGCACTGCGCCTGCGCTTCAGCCGAGCGGCTTGA